A window of Psychromonas sp. CNPT3 contains these coding sequences:
- a CDS encoding class I SAM-dependent methyltransferase: MILDKEWRILTIGDGDLSFSASLQKHFSPRALTASVYDPLSIMTRKYNDTFYQYLKNEKIQTLFDFNVCDKKTWGDLKQHSFDVVIFQFPLVPAFQNFDEYKAHAKNSNINVLNRRLLRQFLLNSFKYFLDEKGQQLCFITSKDVKPYRQWNIESALHMHTNIHYLGSIAFDINKFPGYKIRNVDRDKHVRDTRGETYMWSLQKKHTLSSQLHKLPYHGENFCAICRAGPFSTENDKQVHQASKKHLQMLDFEQAWLKEINKN; encoded by the coding sequence GAGATGGCGATCTTTCCTTTTCGGCTTCTTTGCAAAAACATTTCTCTCCTCGAGCATTAACGGCAAGCGTTTATGATCCTCTCTCGATCATGACCCGAAAATACAATGACACCTTTTATCAATACTTAAAAAATGAGAAGATTCAAACTTTATTTGATTTTAATGTCTGCGATAAAAAAACGTGGGGAGATTTAAAACAACACAGTTTCGATGTCGTTATTTTTCAATTTCCGTTAGTCCCCGCCTTTCAAAATTTTGATGAATATAAAGCGCACGCCAAAAACAGTAATATCAATGTCTTAAATCGGCGCCTTTTACGTCAATTTTTACTTAACTCATTTAAATACTTTTTAGATGAGAAGGGTCAACAATTGTGTTTTATTACCTCTAAAGATGTTAAACCTTACCGGCAGTGGAATATTGAAAGCGCATTACACATGCACACTAATATTCATTATTTAGGCTCTATCGCTTTTGATATTAATAAATTTCCCGGTTATAAAATTCGTAATGTAGATAGAGATAAACATGTTCGTGATACAAGAGGTGAAACTTATATGTGGAGCCTACAAAAGAAGCACACATTAAGTTCACAGTTGCATAAACTGCCTTATCATGGCGAGAATTTTTGTGCTATTTGCCGTGCGGGTCCCTTTAGCACCGAAAATGATAAACAGGTGCACCAAGCGTCAAAAAAACACTTACAAATGCTAGATTTTGAGCAAGCTTGGCTAAAAGAGATAAATAAAAATTAG
- a CDS encoding chemotaxis protein yields the protein MPSTSSQSQGLLLFKLSQLQSFAIGTLKIQELVPYQALTKVPNSSHNIIGVTHIRGKTVPIIDMAASVGYHAIPSDEYKDCTIIITDCSRQHVGFLVRKIERIIACNWKEIEPPPNSLGNKTYITGVTKFEDTMIQLLDIELLLSEIYPSEDEARVEITAIEKGLLQHSRILLVDDSAVARHQLENALTRIDVPFQVCKNGDDALEVMKAAAEAEEPFDILVSDIEMPGLDGYELTFEVRSAKEIAHAYIILHTSLSSEMSIDRASQVGANDALTKFEAQALVDAMLKGTKQA from the coding sequence ATGCCGTCTACATCGAGTCAATCCCAAGGATTATTGTTATTTAAACTTTCTCAATTACAGAGTTTTGCCATTGGTACATTAAAAATTCAAGAGCTTGTTCCCTATCAAGCGCTAACTAAAGTACCAAACTCCAGCCATAATATTATTGGTGTGACACATATTCGCGGTAAAACAGTGCCTATCATTGATATGGCAGCCTCTGTGGGTTACCACGCAATACCAAGTGATGAATATAAAGATTGCACCATTATTATTACAGATTGTAGTCGTCAGCATGTTGGTTTTTTAGTGCGTAAAATAGAGCGCATTATTGCCTGTAATTGGAAAGAAATTGAGCCACCACCAAATAGTCTCGGAAATAAAACCTATATTACTGGTGTGACTAAATTTGAGGATACAATGATACAGTTACTCGATATCGAGTTATTATTATCAGAGATATACCCAAGTGAAGATGAAGCACGCGTTGAAATCACCGCCATCGAAAAAGGACTACTACAGCATTCTCGCATTCTATTAGTCGACGACTCTGCCGTGGCGCGCCATCAATTAGAAAACGCATTAACACGCATCGATGTGCCCTTTCAAGTCTGTAAAAATGGAGATGATGCTTTAGAAGTAATGAAAGCGGCAGCCGAAGCTGAAGAGCCCTTTGATATTCTCGTCAGTGATATTGAAATGCCAGGACTCGATGGCTATGAACTCACTTTTGAAGTACGTAGTGCCAAAGAAATAGCACATGCTTATATTATTTTACATACTTCCCTATCGAGTGAAATGAGTATCGACAGAGCAAGTCAAGTCGGCGCAAATGATGCACTTACCAAGTTTGAAGCGCAAGCCCTAGTAGATGCAATGCTTAAAGGCACTAAACAAGCATAA
- a CDS encoding DUF1501 domain-containing protein, with amino-acid sequence MKLSRRRFLKSTGLLGVSSMASFSSQSIAASLLSSDKNKITGHKALVCVFLYGGNDSYNMLVPSVETSAYTDYLARRPHLGLKENEILPTGLNSENNINIGIHHEMKSLLPLFEKGHATVLINSGQLLSPTSKSLIDHSLVKLPDLLMAHNSQQEMWQSGATNLNSKYGWVGKMFDIISVKSDLSPLISISNEKKLLRSKHLQQTIVSSKGAGNYSALNDEVRLNGLFFNFSERQYDNLYMRNYAHKMIDSLDENERMKKILIKYPSNSQYSNTKLSKQLNMVSRLIKAQGDLGQSRQVFFVGMNGFDTHKNQQKTHGSLLAELADGLVEFNHDMESSGLNEQVVSITMSDFGRRIQANASGTDHGWGGHQIVVGGDLHGNKAYGNWPDLKPKSEDDYNNGRVIPGIAADQVHASLCQWLGLSDADILSIFPNLSHFDLFNIPFLQRDHIKV; translated from the coding sequence ATGAAATTATCTCGTCGTCGTTTTTTAAAGAGTACTGGTTTATTAGGCGTTTCTAGTATGGCCTCATTTTCATCACAAAGTATTGCCGCATCACTATTGTCGTCAGATAAAAATAAAATAACAGGTCATAAAGCGCTTGTATGCGTTTTTTTATATGGCGGGAATGACTCATATAATATGCTAGTGCCTAGCGTGGAGACATCCGCTTATACGGACTATTTAGCTAGACGGCCTCATTTAGGATTAAAAGAAAATGAAATTTTACCGACAGGATTAAACTCTGAGAATAATATTAATATTGGTATACATCATGAAATGAAGTCTTTGCTACCTCTATTTGAAAAGGGCCATGCAACCGTTCTTATTAATTCAGGGCAATTACTGTCTCCAACATCAAAATCATTAATAGACCATTCGTTGGTAAAACTACCCGATTTATTAATGGCGCATAATTCACAACAAGAAATGTGGCAATCTGGGGCGACTAATTTAAATAGTAAGTATGGTTGGGTTGGTAAAATGTTTGATATTATTTCTGTAAAAAGTGATTTATCACCTCTTATTTCGATATCCAATGAAAAAAAATTATTACGCAGTAAACACTTACAGCAAACGATTGTAAGCTCCAAGGGGGCTGGTAATTATAGTGCACTTAATGATGAAGTACGACTAAATGGGTTGTTTTTTAATTTTTCAGAACGTCAATATGACAACCTTTATATGAGAAATTATGCGCATAAAATGATTGATAGTCTGGATGAAAATGAGCGAATGAAAAAAATATTAATTAAATATCCAAGTAATAGTCAATATTCTAATACAAAATTATCGAAGCAACTTAATATGGTAAGTCGATTAATAAAAGCACAAGGCGATCTTGGGCAGTCTCGACAGGTGTTTTTTGTTGGTATGAATGGTTTTGACACTCATAAAAATCAACAGAAAACACATGGATCATTATTAGCTGAATTAGCCGACGGCTTGGTTGAATTTAATCATGATATGGAAAGTTCAGGTCTTAATGAACAAGTTGTGAGTATCACAATGTCTGATTTTGGACGGCGTATACAAGCAAATGCATCAGGAACCGATCATGGTTGGGGTGGCCATCAAATTGTTGTTGGTGGGGATCTTCATGGTAATAAAGCCTATGGGAATTGGCCGGATTTAAAACCCAAGAGTGAAGATGATTATAATAACGGTCGTGTCATTCCTGGTATTGCAGCGGATCAAGTACATGCATCTTTGTGTCAGTGGTTAGGACTTTCTGACGCTGATATTTTATCTATATTTCCAAATCTTAGTCATTTTGATTTATTTAATATTCCATTTTTACAGCGAGATCATATAAAAGTTTGA
- a CDS encoding DUF1800 domain-containing protein, with product MTNIDIFSKDRKQCAKFLYRGTFGPKQGDVNQLQNIGFNAWFSQQYSAGISYHRYKAQEFADLSNSKIDGNTRLGAWWERAIQAPDQLRQRMAYALSQIFVVSKYSVGIYDDELAYYYDILLKNSFGNYRDLLEEITLNPVMGSYLTLDGSEKYDPNKNSNPDENYAREVMQLFSIGLWKLAGNGTPELNEHGNYIPSYSQNDVEELARALTGWQKVDGYQPMKANEKVHDTGSKLILGEHFSDGQNAYEDLSQALDVIFKHPNTPITFATLLIKRFVTSNPRGSYISKVAKVFKNNGKGVRGDLQATLKAVLTEDDVFNGIADNAGKGNNSDKHNFGLLKEPILVISNQVRSLNMKSVSLRWWNFQGTEGNLGQAPLRSKSVFNFYSPSDAPQGEISDLSLTAPEFSLLTTDIIRRLHNRIWSNIVASHLTEENQWNWDKSEFMTLIKKDIYAYVDLLNERLYAGLMSSELYDYLIDMLVTQIPSTQYERRFLCTIYVACTSPEFFCQE from the coding sequence ATGACTAATATTGATATTTTTAGTAAGGATCGAAAACAATGTGCAAAATTTTTATATCGAGGTACATTTGGCCCTAAACAAGGTGATGTGAATCAATTACAAAATATTGGATTTAATGCTTGGTTTTCACAACAGTACTCTGCTGGAATTTCTTATCACCGCTATAAGGCTCAAGAATTTGCTGATTTATCTAACAGTAAAATCGATGGTAATACTCGCCTTGGAGCATGGTGGGAAAGAGCAATTCAAGCTCCGGACCAATTACGTCAACGTATGGCTTACGCACTGAGTCAAATATTTGTGGTTTCTAAGTATTCTGTGGGTATTTATGATGATGAACTTGCGTATTATTATGATATTTTACTAAAAAATTCTTTTGGTAATTACCGTGATTTATTAGAAGAGATCACGCTAAACCCTGTAATGGGGAGCTACTTGACCCTCGATGGAAGTGAAAAATACGATCCTAATAAAAATAGTAACCCTGATGAAAATTATGCGCGTGAAGTCATGCAATTATTCTCTATTGGTTTGTGGAAACTGGCAGGTAACGGAACGCCAGAATTAAATGAACACGGTAATTACATTCCATCTTATAGTCAAAATGATGTGGAAGAGCTCGCGAGAGCATTAACAGGATGGCAAAAAGTTGATGGTTATCAACCGATGAAAGCAAATGAAAAAGTGCATGATACAGGCAGTAAATTAATATTGGGGGAGCATTTTTCTGATGGCCAAAATGCATATGAAGACTTATCCCAAGCTCTTGATGTTATTTTTAAACATCCAAATACTCCCATTACATTTGCCACATTACTTATTAAGCGTTTTGTTACAAGTAATCCTAGAGGGAGTTATATATCTAAAGTTGCAAAGGTATTTAAAAACAATGGAAAAGGAGTCCGTGGCGATTTACAAGCTACTTTAAAAGCGGTACTTACTGAAGATGATGTTTTTAATGGTATTGCTGATAATGCAGGCAAAGGCAATAATAGCGATAAACATAATTTTGGTTTATTGAAAGAGCCTATTTTAGTGATAAGCAATCAAGTAAGAAGCCTGAATATGAAATCGGTTAGTCTTCGTTGGTGGAATTTTCAAGGTACCGAAGGGAATTTAGGCCAAGCGCCACTTAGATCAAAAAGTGTATTTAATTTTTACTCTCCTAGTGATGCCCCTCAAGGTGAAATTTCTGATCTATCTTTAACGGCACCCGAATTTTCTTTGTTAACGACAGATATAATACGCCGTCTGCACAATAGAATATGGAGCAATATTGTCGCCTCTCATTTAACCGAAGAAAACCAATGGAATTGGGACAAATCAGAGTTTATGACATTAATAAAAAAAGATATTTATGCCTATGTAGACTTGCTCAATGAACGTCTATATGCAGGCTTAATGTCATCTGAATTATATGATTATTTAATTGATATGTTAGTCACACAAATACCTTCTACTCAGTATGAACGTCGTTTCTTATGTACGATTTATGTTGCATGCACATCACCAGAGTTTTTCTGCCAGGAGTAA
- a CDS encoding glutathione S-transferase — MAHTLYSFRRCPYAMRARLAISISQQQVHLREIVLKDKPNEMLLISPKGSVPVLQTASGEVLDESLDIMIWALEQHDPNKWLEGDLVGMLNLIDENDIDFKYWLDKYKYAVRFPEFPSEHYRDQGELFLNKLEQRLNAHTHLFDNHTRLADMAIFPFIRQWASVDKDYFKNSPYPRIKDWLNALISNPLFNSVMQKNPLWLSNNEEVLFP; from the coding sequence ATGGCACATACCCTTTATTCTTTTCGTCGATGCCCTTATGCCATGAGAGCAAGACTTGCCATCAGCATCAGCCAGCAACAGGTGCATTTACGAGAGATAGTATTAAAAGACAAACCCAATGAAATGCTCCTCATATCACCTAAAGGTAGCGTGCCCGTTTTACAAACGGCAAGCGGTGAGGTTTTAGATGAAAGTTTAGATATTATGATATGGGCACTCGAACAACACGATCCCAATAAATGGCTAGAAGGTGATTTAGTTGGCATGCTTAATTTGATTGATGAAAATGATATCGATTTTAAATATTGGCTAGATAAATATAAATACGCCGTACGTTTCCCTGAATTTCCAAGTGAGCATTATAGAGACCAAGGTGAATTATTTTTAAATAAATTAGAACAACGACTTAATGCGCATACTCATCTTTTTGACAATCATACTAGATTAGCCGATATGGCTATCTTTCCTTTTATTCGGCAATGGGCAAGTGTTGATAAAGATTATTTTAAAAATAGTCCTTATCCTCGCATTAAAGATTGGTTAAATGCATTGATAAGCAATCCTCTTTTTAATAGCGTAATGCAAAAAAATCCTCTCTGGTTGAGTAATAACGAAGAGGTTTTATTTCCTTAA
- a CDS encoding cytochrome b, with translation MVASIKKYHLIMRIIHWSSALIIFSLFFLGYWMTELSYYSAWYTRAPHWHKSVGLCLFALTLIRLVYKRYSLTPKISGKTWEIYSAKTVHFLLYLLLFTLFISGYMISSADGRSIEIFNWFALPSLGSMLKGQADVAGVWHQYIAYSLISLAVLHGLAALKHHFLDKDNTLTKML, from the coding sequence ATGGTAGCTAGCATTAAAAAATATCATTTAATAATGAGAATAATACACTGGAGCAGTGCTCTCATTATTTTTTCCTTATTTTTTTTAGGTTATTGGATGACTGAGCTTAGCTATTACAGTGCATGGTATACACGCGCGCCACATTGGCATAAATCCGTTGGCTTATGCCTTTTTGCATTAACGTTAATACGACTAGTTTATAAACGGTATTCGTTAACCCCCAAAATTTCAGGTAAAACATGGGAAATATATAGCGCTAAAACAGTGCATTTTCTTCTTTATTTGTTACTTTTTACTCTGTTTATTTCAGGCTACATGATAAGTAGCGCAGATGGACGTAGCATTGAAATTTTTAACTGGTTTGCATTACCAAGTTTGGGCTCTATGCTTAAAGGTCAAGCTGATGTTGCCGGTGTCTGGCACCAGTATATTGCTTACAGCCTTATCTCTTTAGCCGTATTGCATGGTCTCGCTGCATTAAAACATCACTTTTTAGATAAAGATAATACTCTTACCAAAATGTTATAA
- a CDS encoding YceI family protein — protein MKKILLSSVFCTLLLFINPSFASEYKIDSKGAHASINFKISHLGFSFITGRFNTFSGTFNYDKNKIENASIKVKIDTSSINSNHAERDKHIRSSDFINVKKFNQATFESTNIKKEKDGMLSITGNFTLHGVTKEIRLDGQFIGEGKDPWGGYRAGFTASTRLYLKDFNIKVLGNSNYVDIDLNIEGIRQ, from the coding sequence ATGAAAAAAATACTGTTAAGTAGCGTTTTTTGTACACTGTTATTATTCATCAACCCCTCATTTGCCAGTGAATATAAAATAGATAGCAAAGGTGCACATGCCTCTATTAATTTTAAAATCAGTCATTTAGGATTTAGCTTTATCACCGGCCGTTTTAATACTTTTTCTGGCACTTTTAATTATGACAAGAATAAAATTGAAAATGCCAGTATAAAGGTAAAAATCGACACCAGTAGTATTAACAGTAACCATGCAGAGCGCGATAAACATATTCGTAGTAGCGACTTTATCAACGTCAAAAAATTCAATCAAGCCACTTTTGAAAGCACCAATATTAAAAAGGAAAAAGATGGCATGTTAAGCATTACCGGCAACTTTACTCTGCACGGTGTCACTAAAGAAATTCGCTTGGACGGACAATTTATTGGCGAAGGTAAAGATCCCTGGGGTGGTTACCGCGCAGGTTTTACAGCCTCTACGCGCCTCTATCTTAAAGACTTTAATATTAAGGTGCTTGGTAACAGTAATTATGTCGATATCGACTTAAATATTGAAGGTATACGCCAGTAA
- a CDS encoding endonuclease/exonuclease/phosphatase family protein, giving the protein MSHDLCTTPTTPIKICTFNLFNYAQPPYAYYDFESIYSDVQWAKKQAWICAYLARFKPDVIAFQEVFSIDSLQKLLKEAGYAYFSVVDAPTLSDGFIYRDPVLAIASRYPIKETYALGVDPTLLAPLGLSADFSFSRKVLRASIELPHIGLCDFYVVHLKSKRSLFEYYPDAKERIEKTILGRLKAQLSGGWGSTVQRGSEALLLHMAILERREKLGLPVVLLGDFNNNLEDGVLSQLLKHELRFVTGAQDKQYLDKYCLKNAWDLYQKADPERESQPCPGTHYFAQQWVTLDHILLSSEFDTSASQCFFSVSAHHTHVQHLVCPIFEYDQQSSDHGVVMITLAPRR; this is encoded by the coding sequence TTGTCTCATGATTTGTGTACAACACCAACAACGCCAATAAAAATATGCACTTTTAATCTTTTTAATTATGCACAGCCTCCTTATGCATATTATGATTTTGAGTCAATTTATAGTGACGTGCAATGGGCAAAAAAACAAGCTTGGATATGCGCTTATCTTGCTAGATTTAAACCTGATGTTATTGCTTTTCAAGAAGTTTTTAGCATTGACTCCTTACAGAAACTATTAAAAGAAGCGGGGTATGCATATTTTTCAGTCGTTGATGCGCCGACATTAAGCGACGGATTTATCTATCGAGATCCCGTACTTGCCATCGCTTCTCGTTACCCTATCAAAGAAACGTATGCGTTGGGTGTGGATCCAACGTTATTAGCTCCCTTAGGCTTGTCTGCTGATTTTTCATTTAGTCGTAAAGTATTACGCGCAAGTATCGAATTGCCACATATTGGGTTATGCGATTTTTATGTTGTGCATCTTAAATCGAAACGATCCCTCTTTGAGTATTACCCTGACGCAAAAGAGCGTATTGAAAAAACCATATTAGGACGCTTAAAAGCACAACTTTCGGGTGGGTGGGGATCGACAGTGCAACGTGGAAGCGAGGCGTTACTATTACATATGGCGATACTAGAGCGCCGAGAAAAGTTGGGTTTACCCGTTGTTTTATTAGGTGATTTTAATAATAATTTAGAAGATGGTGTATTAAGTCAGCTTCTAAAGCATGAATTACGTTTTGTAACAGGGGCGCAAGACAAGCAATATTTAGACAAATACTGTTTAAAAAATGCTTGGGATTTATATCAAAAAGCGGATCCAGAGCGAGAGTCTCAACCGTGTCCAGGTACACATTATTTTGCGCAGCAATGGGTGACCTTAGATCATATTTTACTCTCTTCGGAGTTTGATACGAGCGCTAGCCAGTGTTTTTTTAGCGTGAGTGCTCATCATACTCATGTACAACATTTAGTTTGCCCCATTTTTGAGTATGATCAACAAAGCAGTGATCATGGCGTCGTCATGATCACGTTAGCGCCTAGGCGTTAA
- a CDS encoding AsmA family protein: MKLLLKIFISFIVLILLAMLALVMLVNPNDYKEQIQTQAKQSLNRELLINGDLSWTLFPQLGLSSGEIEVRNLDGFNRENFLKIESASLGIKILPLLKGQLKIAELNLEGFRLNIITNKYGQSNLDNLGPQNSIEEQPESNTKQSTEVVTNNDNKEAFFDISQLVLDGININNTVLEIQDLKANSYHKVIINKMHLGQFEFSKDSDFVLISELLVNGTKANIKLTSVINVSADLTQINLNNLVLESQFSGKDIPNGAVNSTLKTNVVYQVKSKKLTLEQFQFAVDDITLNGKISLQSGDITKVRYSLVGNQWDLNPYLPKNSTTTDKNIKNDSKVTKKVEKNTAEVEPDLSFLQGLDVQGDLKIAGILYENIKIGTITNNLIIKKGKASLSPLNVQLYGGQLNLNASVADAKGKNRYYVNTQLKDVQLRPLLIDAAQIKFLSGHTAFSFKGKGQGLTQSKIKKGLSGQGSFTLLDGELYGVNLHQDIRRLKATLKGKKPPTESDVKKTDFASLAGSFSLHKGVVNNQKLLMLSSVLRLDGTGIINIISNTLDYKLSLAPLSKRGVETEQFDLNGVVIPLHIQGSLNDPKFSLDTKGAFKAQAKAKIDAEKKRLQRKVEKKLKGRLDDKSKQLLDGIFKGLFR; this comes from the coding sequence ATGAAATTGCTTCTTAAAATATTTATCTCATTCATCGTCTTGATCCTTCTCGCGATGCTTGCTTTAGTCATGTTGGTCAATCCCAATGATTACAAAGAGCAGATCCAAACCCAAGCAAAACAGAGTCTTAATCGTGAATTACTTATTAACGGTGATTTAAGCTGGACTTTATTCCCACAACTCGGTCTGAGTAGTGGTGAGATTGAAGTACGTAACTTAGATGGATTTAATCGAGAAAACTTTCTAAAAATAGAGAGTGCAAGTCTGGGTATTAAAATATTGCCATTGTTAAAAGGCCAATTAAAAATTGCAGAGTTAAACTTAGAAGGTTTTAGGTTAAATATTATTACCAATAAATATGGACAATCTAATCTTGATAACTTAGGCCCTCAAAACAGTATTGAAGAGCAACCTGAAAGTAACACCAAACAAAGCACTGAAGTCGTCACTAACAACGATAATAAAGAGGCCTTTTTTGATATAAGCCAACTGGTGTTAGATGGTATTAATATCAACAATACCGTACTAGAAATACAAGATTTAAAAGCCAATAGTTACCATAAAGTGATCATTAATAAAATGCACTTAGGGCAATTTGAATTTTCTAAAGACAGTGATTTTGTTCTTATTAGTGAACTCCTTGTTAATGGTACTAAAGCTAATATCAAACTCACCAGTGTCATTAATGTCAGCGCAGATCTCACCCAAATTAATCTTAATAACCTCGTATTGGAAAGCCAATTTAGTGGTAAAGACATTCCTAATGGCGCAGTAAACAGTACGTTAAAAACAAATGTTGTTTATCAGGTAAAAAGCAAAAAATTAACCTTAGAGCAATTTCAATTTGCTGTGGATGATATCACTTTAAACGGCAAGATCTCATTGCAAAGTGGAGACATTACCAAAGTACGCTACTCCTTGGTTGGGAACCAATGGGATCTTAACCCCTATCTTCCTAAAAATAGTACAACAACTGACAAAAATATAAAAAACGACAGTAAAGTAACAAAAAAGGTAGAGAAAAACACAGCCGAAGTCGAGCCTGATCTCAGTTTCTTACAAGGCTTAGATGTACAAGGTGATTTGAAAATTGCCGGTATTTTATATGAAAATATAAAAATTGGTACGATCACCAACAACTTGATCATAAAAAAAGGTAAAGCAAGCTTAAGCCCTCTTAATGTACAACTCTATGGAGGACAATTAAACTTAAATGCAAGTGTTGCAGATGCTAAGGGTAAAAACCGTTATTACGTGAATACACAGCTTAAAGACGTCCAATTACGCCCCCTACTCATTGATGCGGCTCAAATTAAGTTTCTCAGTGGTCACACTGCCTTTAGCTTTAAAGGTAAAGGCCAAGGCCTAACCCAAAGCAAAATTAAAAAAGGATTAAGCGGTCAAGGTAGCTTTACTTTACTCGATGGTGAACTTTATGGGGTTAACCTTCATCAAGATATACGCCGTTTGAAAGCAACATTAAAAGGTAAGAAACCGCCGACAGAAAGCGATGTGAAAAAGACAGACTTTGCCTCTCTTGCCGGTAGCTTTAGTTTGCATAAAGGCGTGGTTAATAATCAAAAATTATTAATGTTATCCTCCGTTTTACGTTTAGATGGTACGGGGATCATTAATATTATTAGCAATACTTTAGATTATAAATTGAGCCTTGCACCCCTTTCAAAACGCGGCGTAGAAACCGAGCAATTTGATCTTAATGGTGTTGTGATCCCCTTGCATATTCAAGGCTCTTTAAACGATCCTAAGTTCTCTTTAGACACAAAAGGCGCATTCAAAGCACAGGCAAAAGCAAAAATAGATGCTGAGAAAAAACGCTTACAACGTAAGGTAGAAAAAAAATTAAAAGGTCGTCTTGATGATAAATCGAAACAACTTTTAGATGGCATATTCAAAGGTTTATTTAGATAA
- the aroC gene encoding chorismate synthase has product MAGSSIGQLFKVSTFGESHGVALGCIVDGIPPGLEICEADLQHDLDRRRPGQSRYTTMRQEKDQVQILSGVFEGKTTGCSIGLMILNTDQRSQDYSAIENLFRPGHADYTYYQKYGHRDHRGGGRASARETAMRVAAGAIAKKYLKTKFGITINGYLSQLGDISAQVLDWSEVHNNPFFFPDPSKISALETYMKALIKEGNSVGAKVTVVASNVPVGLGEPVFDRLDAELAHSLMSINAVKGVEFGDGFKVVEQKGTEHRDEMTPQGFLSNHAGGILGGISTGQDIIASIALKPTSSLTIPGRTITKEGEATTMITKGRHDPCVGIRAVPIAEAQMAITLLDHLLRHRAQNMDVQTNTPHLK; this is encoded by the coding sequence ATGGCAGGAAGTAGTATTGGTCAACTCTTTAAAGTAAGTACCTTTGGTGAAAGTCATGGCGTTGCTTTAGGTTGTATCGTAGATGGTATCCCGCCGGGTTTAGAAATTTGTGAGGCGGATCTGCAACATGATTTAGATAGGCGTCGTCCAGGACAATCTCGTTATACCACGATGCGCCAAGAAAAAGATCAAGTGCAGATATTATCGGGCGTTTTTGAAGGTAAGACGACAGGGTGCAGTATTGGCCTGATGATTTTAAATACGGATCAACGCTCACAAGATTATTCAGCTATTGAAAATCTTTTTCGCCCCGGTCATGCAGATTATACTTATTATCAAAAATACGGTCATCGTGATCATCGAGGTGGAGGCCGCGCTTCTGCGCGCGAAACTGCGATGCGAGTGGCAGCTGGCGCAATTGCTAAAAAATATTTAAAGACCAAATTTGGCATTACAATTAATGGTTATTTAAGCCAATTAGGTGATATTAGCGCGCAAGTATTAGATTGGTCTGAAGTACATAACAATCCTTTCTTCTTTCCTGATCCGAGTAAAATTAGCGCCCTTGAAACCTATATGAAAGCGCTAATAAAAGAAGGTAACTCAGTGGGTGCGAAAGTCACTGTTGTTGCATCGAATGTTCCTGTTGGTTTAGGGGAGCCTGTTTTTGATAGATTAGATGCAGAGTTAGCACATTCACTCATGAGTATTAATGCGGTGAAAGGTGTAGAGTTTGGCGATGGCTTTAAAGTGGTTGAGCAAAAAGGCACCGAGCATCGCGATGAAATGACCCCGCAAGGGTTTTTATCAAATCATGCTGGTGGCATTTTAGGGGGTATATCTACTGGGCAAGATATTATTGCGTCAATCGCATTAAAACCGACATCAAGTTTAACTATCCCTGGGCGAACTATTACCAAAGAGGGCGAGGCGACAACGATGATAACTAAAGGTCGTCATGATCCTTGTGTCGGTATTCGCGCAGTGCCCATTGCTGAAGCGCAAATGGCAATCACATTGTTAGATCACCTGTTACGCCATCGCGCGCAAAACATGGACGTGCAGACCAATACGCCTCACCTAAAGTAA